The following proteins are co-located in the Musa acuminata AAA Group cultivar baxijiao unplaced genomic scaffold, Cavendish_Baxijiao_AAA HiC_scaffold_620, whole genome shotgun sequence genome:
- the LOC135662412 gene encoding photosystem I P700 chlorophyll a apoprotein A2 produces the protein MALRFPRFSQGLAQDPTTRRIWFGIATAHDFESHDDITEERLYQNIFASHFGQLAIIFLWTSGNLFHVAWQGNFESWIQDPLHVRPIAHAIWDPHFGQPAVEAFTRGGATGPVNIAYSGVYQWWYTIGLRTNEDLYTGALFLLFLSAISLIAGWLHLQPKWKPSVSWFKNAESRLNHHLSGLFGVSSLAWTGHLVHVAIPGSRGQYVRWNNFLDVLPYPQGLGPLFTGQWNLYAQNPDSSSHLFGTSQGTGTAILTLLGGFHPQTQSLWLTDIAHHHLAIAFIFLIAGHMYRTNFGIGHSIKDLLETHIPPGGRLGRGHKGLYDTINNSLHFQLGLALASLGVITSLVAQHMYSLPAYAFIAQDFTTQAALYTHHQYIAGFIMTGAFAHGAIFFIRDYNPEQNEDNVLARMLDHKEAIISHLSWASLFLGFHTLGLYVHNDVMLAFGTPEKQILIEPIFAQWIQSAHGKTSYGFDVLLSSTNGPAFNAGRSIWLPGWLNAVNENSNSLFLTIGPGDFLVHHAIALGLHTTTLILVKGALDARGSKLMPDKKDFGYSFPCDGPGRGGTCDISAWDAFYLAVFWMLNTIGWVTFYWHWKHITLWQGNVSQFNESSTYLMGWLRDYLWLNSSQLINGYNPFGMNSLSVWAWMFLFGHLVWATGFMFLISWRGYWQELIETLAWAHERTPLANLIRWRDKPVALSIVQARLVGLAHFSVGYIFTYAAFLIASTSGKFG, from the coding sequence ATGGCATTAAGATTTCCGAGGTTTAGCCAAGGCTTAGCTCAGGACCCCACTACTCGTCGTATTTGGTTTGGTATTGCTACCGCACATGACTTCGAGAGTCATGATGATATTACTGAGGAACGTCTTTATCAGAACATTTTTGCTTCTCACTTTGGGCAATTAGCAATAATCTTTCTGTGGACGTCCGGAAATCTCTTTCATGTAGCTTGGCAAGGAAATTTTGAGTCATGGATACAAGACCCTTTACATGTAAGACCTATTGCTCATGCAATTTGGGATCCTCATTTTGGTCAACCAGCTGTAGAAGCCTTTACTCGAGGAGGTGCTACCGGTCCAGTGAATATCGCTTATTCCGGCGTTTATCAGTGGTGGTATACAATCGGATTACGCACTAATGAAGATCTTTATACTGGAGctctttttctattatttctttctgctaTATCCTTAATAGCGGGTTGGTTACACTTACAACCAAAATGGAAACCAAGCGTTTCGTGGTTCAAAAATGCCGAATctcgtctaaatcatcatttgTCAGGACTTTTCGGAGTGAGTTCTTTGGCTTGGACAGGACATTTAGTTCATGTCGCTATTCCAGGATCCAGGGGACAGTACGTCAGATGGAATAATTTTTTAGATGTATTACCCTATCCTCAAGGGTTGGGACCACTTTTTACGGGTCAGTGGAATCTTTATGCCCAAAACCCTGATTCGAGTAGCCATTTATTTGGTACTTCCCAAGGAACAGGAACTGCCATTCTAACCCTTCTCGGTGGATTTCATCCACAAACGCAAAGTTtatggctgaccgatattgctcatcatcatttagctattgcatttattttcctgatcgctggtcatatgtatagaacTAACTTCGGGATTGGGCACAGTATCAAAGATCTTTTAGAAACACATATTCCTCCAGGGGGTCGATTAGGGCGTGGGCATAAGGGTCTTTATGACACAATCAATAATTCGCTTCATTTTCAATTAGGTCTTGCTCTAGCCTCTTTAGGGGTTATTACTTCCTTAGTAGCTCAACACATGTACTCTTTACCTGCTTATGCATTCATAGCACAAGACTTTACTACTCAAGCTGCGTTATATACTCatcaccaatacatcgcagggtttatCATGACAGGAGCCTTTGCTCATGGAGCTATATTCTTCATTAGAGATTACAATCCAGAACAGAATGAGGATAATGTATTGGCAAGAATGTTAGACCACAAAGAAGCTATCATATCTCATTTAAGTTGGGCCAGCCTGTTTCTTGGGTTCCATACCTTGGGCCTTTATGTTCATAACGATGTTATGCTCGCTTTTGGTACTCCGGaaaaacaaatcttgattgaacCTATATTTGCCCAATGGATACAATCCGCTCATGGTAAGACTTCATATGGGTTCGATGTACTCTTATCTTCAACGAATGGCCCAGCATTCAATGCAGGTCGAAGCATATGGTTACCGGGCTGGTTGAATGCTGTTAATGAGAATAGTAATTCACTCTTCTTAACAATAGGTCCTGGGGACTTCTTGGTTCATCATGCTATTGCTCTAGGTTTGCATACAACTACACTGATTTTAGTAAAAGGTGCTTTAGATGCACGTGGTTCCAAGTTAATGCCAGATAAAAAGGATTTCGGTTATAGTTTTCCTTGCGACGGCCCAGGACGCGGCGGTACTTGTGATATTTCTGCTTGGGACGCATTTTATTTGGCAGTTTTCTGGATGTTAAATACCATTGGGTGGGTTACTTTTTATTGGCATTGGAAACACATCACTTTATGGCAGGGTAACGTTTCACAATTTAATGAATCTTCCACTTATTTAATGGGATGGTTAAGAGATTATCTATGGTTAAACTCTTCACAACTTATCAATGGATATAATCCTTTTGGTATGAATAGTTTATCCGTATGGGCGTGGATGTTCTTATTTGGACATCTTGTTTGGGCTACTggatttatgtttttaatttcttGGCGCGGATATTGGCAGGAATTGATTGAAACTTTAGCATGGGCTCATGAACGCACACCTTTGGCTAATTTGATTCGATGGAGAGATAAGCCAGTGGCTCTTTCCATTGTGCAAGCAAGATTGGTTGGATTAGCCCACTTTTCCGTAGGCTATATATTCACTTATGCAGCTTTCTTGATTGCCTCTACATCAGGAAAATttggttaa
- the LOC135662416 gene encoding ATP synthase subunit beta, chloroplastic → MRINPTPSSPAVSTLEEQNLGRIAQIIGPVLDVVFPPGKMPNIYNALVVKGRDTIGQQINVTCEVQQLLGNNRVRAVAMSATDGLMRGMEVIDTGAPLSVPVGGATLGRIFNVLGEPVDNLGPVDTSTTSPIHRPAPAFIQLETKLSIFETGIKVVDLLAPYRRGGKIGLFGGAGVGKTVLIMELINNIAKAHGGVSVFGGVGERTREGNDLYMEMKESGVINEKNIAESKVALVYGQMNEPPGARMRVGLTALTMAEYFRDVNEQDVLLFIDNIFRFVQAGSEVSALLGRMPSAVGYQPTLSTEMGSLQERITSTKEGSITSIQAVYVPADDLTDPAPATTFAHLDATTVLSRGLAAKGIYPAVDPLDSTSTMLQPRIVGEEHYETAQRVKQTSQRYKELQDIIAILGLDELSEEDRLTVARARKIERFLSQPFFVAEVFTGSPGKYVGLAETIRGFQLILSGELDSLPEQAFYLVGNIDEATAKAMNLEEESKLKK, encoded by the coding sequence atgagaatcaaTCCTACCCCTTCTAGTCCTGCGGTTTCcacacttgaagaacaaaacctAGGGCGTATCGCTCAAATTATTGGCCCAGTACTGGATGTTGTTTTTCCTCCGGGCAAGATGCCTAATATTTATAACGCTTTGGTAGTTAAGGGTCGAGATACTATTGGTCAGCAAATTAATGTGACTTGTGAGGTACAACAATTATTAGGAAATAATCGAGTTAGAGCTGTAGCTATGAGTGCTACAGATGGACTGATGAGAGGAATGGAAGTGATTGACACGGGAGCTCCTCTAAGCGTTCCAGTCGGTGGAGCTACCCTCGGACGAATTTTCAACGTTCTTGGGGAGCCTGTTGATAATTTAGGTCCTGTAGATACTAGCACAACATCTCCTATTCATAGACCTGCACCTGCCTTTATACAGTTAGAGACGAAATTATCAATCTTTGAAACAGGAATTAAAGTAGTGGATCTTTTAGCTCCTTATCGCCGTGGAGGAAAAATCGGACTATTTGGAGGAGCTGGAGTAGGTAAAACAGTACTCATCATGGAATTGATCAACAACATTGCCAAAGCTCATGGAGGCGTATCTGTATTTGGCGGAGTAGGCGAACGTACTCGTGAAGGAAATGATCTTTACATGGAAATGAAAGAATCCGgagtaattaatgaaaaaaatattgcagAATCAAAAGTAGCTCTAGTCTACGGTCAAATGAATGAACCGCCGGGAGCTCGTATGAGAGTTGGTTTGACTGCCCTAACTATGGCGGAATATTTCCGGGATGTTAATGAACAAGACGTACTTCTATTCATCGACAATATCTTTCGTTTCGTCCAAGCAGGATCAGAAGTATCCGCCTTATTGGGGAGAATGCCTTCTGCAGTGGGTTATCAACCTACCCTTAGTACAGAAATGGGTTCTTTGCAAGAAAGAATTACTTCTACCAAAGAGGGATCTATAACTTCGATCCAAGCCGTTTATGTACCTGCGGACGATTTGACCGACCCTGCTCCTGCCACGacatttgcacatttagatgctaCTACCGTATTATCGAGAGGATTAGCTGCCAAAGGTATTTATCCAGCAGTGGATCCTTTAGATTCAACGTCAACTATGTTACAACCTCGGATCGTTGGCGAGGAACATTATGAAACTGCGCAAAGAGTTAAGCAAACTTCACAACGTTACAAAGAACTTCAGGACATTATAGCTATTCTTGGGTTGGACGAATTATCCGAAGAAGATCGTTTAACTGTAGCAAGAGCACGAAAAATCGAGCGTTTCTTATCACAACCCTTCTTCGTGGCAGAAGTATTTACTGGTTCTCCAGGAAAATATGTTGGTCTTGCAGAAACAATTAGGGGGTTTCAACTGATCCTTTCCGGAGAATTAGACAGTCTTCCCGAGCAGGCCTTTTATTTAGTAGGTAACATCGATGAAGCTACCGCGAAAGCTATGAACTTAGAAGAGGAGAGCAAATTGAAGAAATGA
- the LOC135662419 gene encoding cytochrome f, translating to MQNKNTFSWVKEEMTRSISVSIMIYVITRASISNAYPIFAQQGYENPREATGRIVCANCHLANKPVDIEVPQAVLPDTVFEAVVRIPYDKQLKQVLANGKKGTLNVGAVLILPDGFELAPLDRISPELKEKIGNLSFQSYRPNKRNIIVIGPVPGQKYSEIVFPILSPDPATKKDVHFLKYPIYVGGNRGRGQIYPDGSKSNNTVYNATSAGIVSRIVRKEKGGYEITIVDASDGHQVVDIIPPGPELLVSEGESIKLDQPLTSNPNVGGFGQGDAEIVLQDPLRVQGLLFFLASVILAQVFLVLKKKQFEKVQLYEMNF from the coding sequence atgcaaaataaaaatactttttcttgggtAAAGGAAGAGATGACTCGATCCATTTCTGTATCGATCATGATATATGTAATAACTCGGGCATCTATTTCAAATGCATATCCCATTTTTGCGCAGCAGGGTTATGAAAACCCGCGAGAAGCAACGGGACGAATTGTATGTGCCAATTGCCATTTAGCTAATAAACCCGTGGATATTGAAGTTCCGCAAGCTGTGCTTCCTGATACTGTATTTGAAGCAGTTGTTCGAATCCCTTATGATAAGCAACTGAAACAAGTTCTTGCTAATGGTAAAAAGGGGACTTTGAATGTGGGGGCTGTTCTCATTTTACCCGACGGATTCGAATTAGCCCCCCTTGATCGTATTTCTCCTGAGTTGAAAGAAAAGATAGGAAATCTGTCTTTTCAGAGTTATCGTCCcaacaaaagaaatattattgtgATAGGTCCTGTTCCCGGTCAGAAATATAGTGAAATCGTCTTTCCCATTCTTTCCCCCGACCCTGCTACGAAGAAAGACGTTCACTTCTTAAAATATCCCATATACGTAGGTGGGAACAGAGGAAGGGGTCAGATTTATCCTGATGGTAGCAAAAGTAACAATACAGTCTATAATGCTACATCAGCAGGTATAGTAAGCAGAATAGTACGTAAAGAAAAAGGGGGATATGAAATAACCATAGTTGATGCATCGGATGGACATCAAGTGGTTGATATTATACCTCCAGGACCAGAACTTCTTGTTTCAGAGGGTGAATCCATCAAGCTTGATCAACCATTAACAAGCAATCCCAATGTGGGAGGCTTTGGTCAGGGAGATGCAGAAATAGTGCTTCAAGACCCATTACGGGTCCAaggtcttttgttcttcttggcatctgttattttggcacaagtttttttggttcttaaaaagaaacagtttgaaaaggttcaattgtacgaaatgaatttctag
- the LOC135662415 gene encoding acetyl-coenzyme A carboxylase carboxyl transferase subunit beta, chloroplastic-like encodes MGKWWFRSMLSNEKLEHRCGLSKSRCGLSKSMDSLDGIGHTSRSEQPILNDTKNDTKKKIPSWNHSGNYSFTNVDSLFEIKDIWSLISDDTFLVRDSNGDSYSVYFDIENQIFEVDNDSSFLSELEKKLSSYLSRGSKKKNHYYYHYMYDTQSGWNNHINSCIDSYLRFEVSINSSISGSTNNYSDSYFYNFICTENRNSSESGRSSKRTRKNFNDFHEEVESDFHEEVEFHEEVESDFHEEVESDFHEEVEFHEEVESNDFNEEVESDFNEEVESDFNEEVESDFNEEVESDFNEEVESDFNEEVEFHEEVEFHEEVESDFHEEVESNDFNINQKYKHLWVQCENCYGLNYKKFFKSKMNICEQCGYHLKMSSSDRIELSIDPGTWDPLDKDMISIDPIDFRSKEEPYGDRIDSYQRRTGLADAIQTGIGQINGIPVAIGVMDFQFMGGSMGSVVGEKITRLIEYATNRSLPVIIVCASGGARMQEGSLSLMQMAKISSASSNYQSDKKLFYVSILTSPTTGGVTASFGMLGDIIIAEPNAYIAFAGKRVIEQTLKKVIPEGSQVSEYLFHKGLFDPIVPRNLLKGVLGELFQLHGFFPLNPSSKM; translated from the coding sequence ATGGGAAAATGGTGGTTCCGTTCGATGTTGTCTAACGAGAAGTTAGAACATAGGTGTGGGCTAAGTAAATCTAGGTGTGGGCTAAGTAAATCAATGGATAGTCTTGATGGTATTGGACATACCAGTAGAAGTGAACAACCTATTCTAAACGATACGAAGAACGATACGAAGAAAAAGATTCCTAGTTGGAATCATAGTGGTAATTATAGTTTCACTAATGTTGATTCTTtatttgaaatcaaggatatttGGAGTTTGATCTCTGATGACACTTTTTTAGTTAGGGATAGTAATGGTGACAGTTACTCTgtatattttgatattgaaaATCAGATTTTTGAGGTTGACAATGATAGTTCTTTTCTGAGTGAACTAGAAAAAAAACTTTCTAGTTATTTGAGTAGGGGGTCTAAGAAAAAGAATCACTACTATTATCATTACATGTATGATACTCAATCTGGTTGGAATAATCACATTAATAGTTGCATTGATAGTTATCTTCGTTTTGAAGTCAGTATTAATAGTTCTATTTCGGGTAGTACCAACAATTACAGTGACAGTTACTTTTATAACTTCATTTGTACTGAAAATAGAAATAGTAGTGAGAGCGGTAGGTCTAGTAAAAGAACTAGAAAAAATTTCAATGATTTCCATGAAGAGgtggaatccgatttccatgaagaagtagaattccacgaagaagtagaatccgacttccatgaagaagtagaatccgatttccatgaagaagtagaattccacgaagaagtagaatccaatgatttcaatgaagaagtagaatctgatttcaatgaagaagtggaatccgatttcaatgaagaagtggaatccgatttcaatgaagaagtggaatccgatttcaatgaagaagtggaatccgatttcaatgaagaagtagaattccatgaagaagtagaattccatgaagaagtagaatccgacttccatgaagaagtagaatccaatgatttcaatataaatcaaaaataCAAACATTTATGGGTTCAATGCGAAAATTGTTatggattaaattataaaaaattttttaagtcaaaaatgaatatttgtgaacagtgtggatatcatttgaaaatgagtAGTTCAGATAGAATTGAACTTTCGATTGATCCCGGAACTTGGGATCCTCTGGATAAAGATATGATATCTATAGACCCCATTGATTTTCGTTCAAAAGAGGAACCTTATGGAGATCGTATCGATTCTTATCAAAGAAGGACAGGTTTAGCTGATGCTATTCAAACAGGCATAGGTCAAATAAATGGTATTCCCGTAGCAATTGGCGTTATGGATTTTCAGTTTATGGGAGGTAGTATGGGATCCGTAGTAGGCGAGAAAATTACTCGTTTGATCGAGTATGCTACTAATCGATCTCTACCTGTCATTATTGTGTGTGCTTCTGGAGGAGCACGCATGCAAGAAGGAAGTTTGAGCTTGATGCAAATGGCTAAAATATCTTCTGCTTCATCTAATTATCAATCAGATAAAAAGTTATTCTATGTATCAATTCTTACATCTCCTACAACTGGTGGAGTAACAGCCAGTTTTGGTATGTTGGGGGATATCATTATTGCTGAACCTAACGCCTACATTGCATTTGCGGGTAAAAGAGTAATtgaacaaacattaaaaaaggtaatacCTGAAGGTTCACAAGTGTCTGAGTATTTATTCCATAAAGGTTTATTCGACCCAATAGTACCACGTAATCTTTTAAAAGGTGTTCTGGGTGAGTTATTTCAGCTCCACGGTTTCTTTCCCTTGAATCCAAGTTCAAAAATGTAA
- the LOC135662414 gene encoding photosystem I P700 chlorophyll a apoprotein A1 has product MIIRSPEPEVKIVVDRDPIKTSFEEWARPGHFSRTIAKGPDTTTWIWNLHADAHDFDSHTSDLEEISRKVFSAHFGQLSIIFLWLSGMYFHGARFSNYEAWLSDPTHIAPSAQVVWPIVGQEILNGDVGGGFRGIQITSGFFQIWRASGITSELQLYCTAIGALVFASLMLFAGWFHYHKAAPKLAWFQDVESMLNHHLAGLLGLGSLSWAGHQIHVSLPINQFLDAGVDPKEIPLPHEFILNRDLLAQLYPSFAEGATPFFTLNWSKYAEFLTFRGGLDPITGGLWLTDIAHHHLAIAILFLIAGHMYRTNWGIGHSIKDILEAHKGPFTGQGHKGLYEILTTSWHAQLSLNLAMLGSLTIIVAHHMYSMPPYPYLAIDYGTQLSLFTHHMWIGGFLIVGAAAHAAIFMVRDYDPTTRYNDLLDRVLRHRDAIISHLNWACIFLGFHSFGLYIHNDTMSALGRPQDMFSDTAIQLQPIFAQWVQNTHALAPGITAPGATASTSLTWGGGELVAVGGKVALLPIPLGTADFLVHHIHAFTIHVTVLILLKGVLFARSSRLIPDKANLGFRFPCDGPGRGGTCQVSAWDHVFLGLFWMYNAISVVIFHFSWKMQSDVWGTISDQGVVTHITGGNFAQSSITINGWLRDFLWAQASQVIQSYGSSLSAYGLFFLGAHFVWAFSLMFLFSGRGYWQELIESIVWAHNKLKVAPATQPRALSIVQGRAVGVTHYLLGGIATTWAFFLARIIAVG; this is encoded by the coding sequence atgattattcgttcgccggaaccagaagtgaaaattgttgtagatagggatcccataaaaacgtctttcgaggaatgggccagacccggccatttctcaagaacaatagctaagggccctgatactaccacttggatctggaacctacatgctgatgctcacgatttcgatagtcataccagtgatttggaggagatctctcgaaaagtatttagtgctcattttggtcaactctccattatctttctttggctgagtggcatgtacttccatggcgctcgtttttccaattatgaagcatggctaagtgatcctactcacattgcacccagtgcccaggtagtttggccaatagtaggtcaagaaatattgaatggtgatgtgggtggaggtttccgaggaatacaaataacctccgggttttttcagatttggcgagcatctggaataactagtgaattacaactctattgtaccgccattggcgcattggtctttgcatcgttaatgctttttgctggttggttccattatcacaaagccgcccccaaattggcttggttccaagatgtagaatctatgttaaatcaccacttagcggggttactaggacttgggtctctttcttgggcgggacaccaaatccatgtatctttaccgattaaccaatttctcgacgctggagttgatcctaaagagataccgcttcctcatgaatttatcttgaatcgggaccttttggctcaactttatcccagttttgccgagggagcaaccccctttttcaccttgaattggtcaaaatacgcggaatttcttacttttcgcggaggattggacccaataacaggtggtctatggctgaccgatattgcacaccatcatttagctattgcaattcttttcctgatcgctggtcatatgtatagaacCAACTGGGGCATTGGTCATAGCATTAAAGACATTTTAGAGGCTCATAAAGGTCCATTTACAGGCCAGGGCCATAAAGGACTCTATGAAATCCTAACAACGTCGTGGCATGCTCAATTATCTCTTAACCTGGCTATGTTAGGCTCTTTAACCATTATTGTAGCTCACCATATGTATTCCATGCCTCCCTATCCATACCTAGCTATTGACTATGGTACACAACTTTCGTTGTTCACACATCACATGTGGATCGGTGGGTTTCTCATAGTTGGTGCTGCTGCACATGCAGCAATTTTTATGGTAAGAGATTACGATCCAACTACTCGATACAACGATCTATTAGATCGTGTCCTTAGACACCGCGATGCAATCATATCACATCTTAACTGGGCATGTATATTTCTGGGTTTTCACAGTTTTGGCTTGTATATTCATAATGATACCATGAGCGCTTTAGGGCGTCCACAAGATATGTTTTCAGATACCGCTATACAATTACAACCCATCTTTGCTCAATGGGTACAAAACACCCATGCTTTAGCACCCGGCATAACAGCTCCTGGTGCAACAGCAAGTACCAGCTTAACTTGGGGAGGTGGTGAGTTGGTAGCAGTAGGCGGCAAAGTAGCTTTGTTACCTATTCCATTAGGAACCGCAGACTTCTTAGTCCATCATATTCATGCATTTACGATCCACGTGACTGTATTGATACTACTGAAAGGTGTTCTATTTGCTCGCAGTTCCCGTTTGATACCTGATAAAGCAAATCTTGGTTTTCGTTTTCCTTGTGATGGACCTGGAAGAGGGGGGACATGTCAAGTATCTGCCTGGGATCATGTCTTCTTAGGTCTATTCTGGATGTACAATGCGATTTCCGTAGTTATTTTCCATTTCAGTTGGAAAATGCAGTCGGATGTTTGGGGTACTATAAGTGATCAAGGGGTAGTAACTCATATTACAGGAGGAAACTTTGCGCAGAGTTCCATTACTATTAATGGGTGGCTTCGAGATTTCTTATGGGCACAGGCATCTCAGGTAATTCAGTCTTATGGTTCTTCATTATCTGCATATGGTCTCTTTTTCTTAGGTGCTCATTTTGTCTGGGCTTTCAGTTTAATGTTTCTATTCAGTGGCCGTGGTTATTGGCAAGAACTCATTGAATCCATCGTTTGGGCTCATAACAAATTAAAAGTTGCTCCTGCTACTCAGCCTAGAGCCTTGAGCATTGTACAAGGACGTGCTGTAGGAGTAACCCATTACCTTCTGGGTGGAATTGCCACAACATGGGCATTCTTCTTAGCAAGAATTATTGCAGTAGGATAA
- the LOC135662417 gene encoding ribulose bisphosphate carboxylase large chain, protein MSCREGLMSPQTETKASVGFKAGVKDYKLNYYTPDYEVKDTDILAAFRVTPQPGVPPEEAGAAVAAESSTGTWTTVWTDGLTSLDRYKGRCYHIEAVVGEENQYIAYVAYPLDLFEEGSVTNMFTSIVGNVFGFKALRALRLEDLRIPTSYSKTFQGPPHGIQVERDKLNKYGRPLLGCTIKPKLGLSAKNYGRAVYECLRGGLDFTKDDENVNSQPFMRWRDRFLFCTEALFKAQAETGEIKGHYLNATAGTCEEMMKRAICARELGVPIVMHDYLTGGFTANTSLAHYCRDNGLLLHIHRAMHAVIDRQKNHGMHFRVLAKALRMSGGDHIHAGTVVGKLEGEREMTLGFVDLLRDDYIEKDRSRGIFFTQDWVSMPGVLPVASGGIHVWHMPALTEIFGDDSVLQFGGGTLGHPWGNAPGAVANRVALEACVQARNEGRDLAREGNEIIREASKWSPELAAACEVWKEIKFEFEPVDKLDKEKK, encoded by the coding sequence ATGAGTTGTAGGGAGGGACTTATGTCACCACAAACAGAGACTAAAGCAAGTGTTGGATTTAAAGCTGGTGTTAAAGATTACAAATTGAATTATTATACTCCTGACTACGAAGTCAAAGATACTGATATCTTGGCAGCATTCCGAGTAACTCCTCAACCTGGAGTTCCGCCCGAAGAAGCAGGGGCTGCGGTAGCTGCCGAATCTTCTACTGGTACATGGACAACTGTGTGGACTGATGGACTTACCAGTCTTGATCGTTACAAAGGGCGATGCTACCACATCGAGGCCGTTGTTGGGGAGGAAAATCAATATATTGCTTATGTAGCTTATCCTTTAGACCTTTTTGAAGAAGGTTCTGTTACTAACATGTTTACTTCCATTGTGGGTAATGTATTTGGTTTCAAAGCCTTACGAGCTCTACGTCTGGAGGATCTGCGAATTCCCACTTCTTATTCCAAAACTTTCCAAGGCCCGCCTCACGGCATTCAGGTTGAAAGAGATAAGTTGAACAAGTATGGTCGTCCCCTATTGGGATGCACTATTAAACCAAAATTGGGATTATCTGCAAAAAACTACGGTAGAGCGGTTTATGAATGTCTACGTGGTGGACTTGATTTTACCAAAGATGATGAAAACGTAAACTCACAACCATTTATGCGTTGGAGAGATCGTTTCTTATTTTGCACCGAAGCACTTTTTAAAGCGCAGGCCGAAACAGGTGAAATCAAAGGACATTACTTGAATGCTACTGCGGGTACatgtgaagaaatgatgaaaagggCCATATGTGCCAGAGAATTAGGAGTTCCTATCGTAATGCATGACTACTTAACTGGTGGATTCACTGCAAATACTAGCTTGGCTCATTATTGCCGTGACAACGGCCTACTTCTTCACATCCATCGCGCAATGCATGCAGTTATTGATAGACAGAAAAATCATGGTATGCATTTCCGTGTACTAGCTAAAGCATTACGTATGTCTGGTGGAGATCATATTCACGCCGGTACAGTAGTAGGTAAACTGGAAGGGGAACGTGAGATGACTTTAGGTTTCGTTGATTTATTACGTGATGATTATATCGAAAAAGACCGAAGTCGCGGTATTTTCTTCACTCAAGATTGGGTCTCTATGCCAGGTGTTCTGCCCGTGGCTTCAGGGGGTATTCATGTTTGGCATATGCCTGCTCTGACCGAAATCTTTGGGGATGATTCCGTACTACAGTTTGGCGGAGGAACTTTAGGACACCCTTGGGGAAATGCACCTGGTGCAGTAGCTAATAGGGTGGCTTTAGAGGCGTGTGTACAAGCTCGTAATGAGGGACGTGATCTTGCTCGTGAAGGTAATGAAATTATCCGTGAAGCTAGCAAATGGAGCCCTGAACTAGCCGCTGCTTGTGAAGTATGGAAAGAGATCAAATTCGAATTCGAACCAGTAGATAAGCTagataaagagaaaaagtaa